The following proteins come from a genomic window of Populus nigra chromosome 6, ddPopNigr1.1, whole genome shotgun sequence:
- the LOC133696055 gene encoding laccase-12-like, giving the protein MEVFNNIFAINHRCSSFFLGLLLLLASALSLANAKSHYHDFVIQATPVKRLCKTQNSITVNGMFPGPTLEVNNGDTLVVNVVNKARYNVTIHWHGVRQMRTGWADGPEFVTQCPIRPGGSYTYRFTIQGQEGTLWWHAHSSWLRATVYGALIIHPKEGSSYPFSKQPKRETAILLGEWWNANPIDVVRESARTGGTPNISDAYTINGQPGDLYNCSSQDTVSVPIDSGETNLLRVVNSALNQPLFFTVANHKLTVVGADASYVKPFTTSVLMLGPGQTTDVLISGDQNPSRYYMAARAYQSAQNAPFDNTTTTAILEYKSSPCAAKNCSSNKPIMPPLPTFNDTATVTAFTSSFKSTDKTFVPTDIDESLFFTVGLGLNPCPPNFNKSSQCQGPNGTRFTASMNNVSFVLPSNFSLLQAHHQRIQGVFTTDFPANPPRKFDYTGNVSRSLFAPVPGTKLYRLKYGSRVQIVLQDTSIVTSENHPIHLHGYDFYIIAQGFGNYNPRTDPSKFNLVDPPLRNTVAVPVNGWAVIRFVADNPGVWLMHCHLDVHITWGLATAFLVENGVGELQSIESPPEDLPLC; this is encoded by the exons ATGGAGGTTTTCAACAACATTTTTGCCATCAATCATCGTTGCTCTTCGTTCTTCTTAGGCCTTCTGTTGCTCCTAGCTTCTGCATTGTCCTTGGCAAATGCCAAAAGTCACTACCATGATTTTGTT ATTCAAGCAACTCCAGTGAAGAGGCTGTGCAAGACCCAGAATTCCATCACGGTCAATGGGATGTTCCCAGGACCAACACTAGAAGTGAATAATGGAGACACTCTAGTTGTCAATGTTGTCAACAAAGCCCGATATAACGTCACCATTCATTG gCATGGTGTTAGGCAAATGAGAACGGGATGGGCAGACGGGCCAGAATTTGTGACACAGTGCCCAATTAGACCAGGTGGGAGTTACACCTACAGATTTACCATTCAAGGACAAGAGGGGACCCTGTGGTGGCATGCTCATAGCTCATGGCTTAGAGCCACCGTTTATGGTGCTCTAATTATCCACCCAAAAGAAGGGTCTTCGTACCCATTCTCTAAGCAGCCAAAGCGTGAAACAGCAATTCTTCTTG GTGAATGGTGGAATGCGAATCCAATTGATGTTGTGCGGGAATCAGCTCGAACGGGAGGTACACCCAATATTTCTGATGCATATACCATCAATGGTCAACCTGGTGACCTCTACAACTGCTCTAGCCAAG ATACTGTAAGTGTACCAATAGACTCCGGcgagaccaatcttctccgagTCGTCAATTCAGCACTGAATCAACCCCTTTTTTTCACTGTTGCCAATCATAAGCTCACTGTTGTTGGCGCTGATGCATCCTATGTCAAACCCTTCACCACATCAGTCCTGATGCTAGGACCGGGCCAAACCACCGATGTTTTGATCTCCGGTGACCAGAATCCTTCACGGTACTACATGGCAGCACGTGCCTACCAAAGTGCACAAAATGCACCATTCGACAATACTACCACTACTGCCATTCTTGAATACAAATCATCCCCTTGTGCTGCCAAAAATTGTTCATCAAACAAACCAATCATGCCACCATTACCGACCTTCAATGACACAGCCACTGTCACTGCTTTCACTAGTAGCTTCAAAAGTACTGATAAAACCTTTGTCCCGACTGACATCGATGAGAGTTTATTCTTCACAGTTGGTTTAGGTCTCAATCCATGCCCACCAAATTTTAACAAGTCTAGCCAGTGTCAAGGGCCTAATGGAACCCGCTTCACTGCAAGCATGAACAATGTATCTTTTGTGCTCCCATCCAACTTCTCTCTATTGCAAGCTCATCACCAACGCATACAAGGAGTTTTCACCACAGATTTCCCAGCAAATCCACCACGAAAATTTGATTACACTGGTAACGTGAGCAGGTCCCTCTTCGCACCTGTTCCAGGGACTAAGCTGTACAGATTGAAATATGGGTCAAGAGTGCAGATTGTGCTACAAGACACGAGCATTGTCACATCAGAAAACCACCCAATTCATCTTCATGGATATGACTTTTACATTATCGCACAAGGATTTGGAAATTATAATCCCCGAACAGACCCATCAAAATTTAACCTCGTTGATCCACCTCTCAGAAACACAGTTGCAGTGCCTGTAAATGGATGGGCAGTCATTAGATTCGTAGCAGACAATCcag GTGTTTGGCTAATGCATTGCCACTTGGATGTTCACATCACCTGGGGTCTTGCCACGGCTTTCTTGGTCGAGAATGGAGTCGGAGAATTGCAATCCATTGAGTCCCCTCCAGAAGATCTGCCTCTATGCTGA